The nucleotide window TTAAGAACGAGGAAGCGACAGTATTTGCGGCGATCACACTGATTAGCCATCTAGGTTGTCGACCTGCTGAATTAATCGACCTTGTTTTTCTGAACGGTCACTCAATTATGATCCCTTCAGCTAAACAAACCAGCGATGGTAAACGAGGTCTTGATCGCATTATAGAAATCGAAGACACCGCGCTATTTAACGGTCTTATAATGAGTCACGAGATGCTAGTCTCGGCCCCCTACACTAACCCTATTCGTTATGTTCAAAGGCGGCTTGATGTACTGACGCAACGCCTTTGGCCTAAGCGTAAGACTCGGCCATCACTTTATACATGGCGACACCAGCTAGGGTCAGATCTCAAAGCGAGTAATATAGACCCTAATGCCATTGCCGTGATTATGGGGCATCAGTCGACTGAGAGCGTAAAAATATACGGCAACGCAAGAAGCTACCGCAGTTCTCGCGATTACCTCAAACCAAGCCAAGATTTTGTTAACGATGTGAAGCGTAAAAATACGCATCGACTCAGTGAAAAGAAACCAAAAGAAACATTCACATTCAATGGCCTTAGCCAGCAGATCCAACAACACTACTCTGGCAGACAAGCCAAGTCCAAGCGATAGAAGAATATGAATGGGCTGCGACTCTAAAGCATCTGTTAGTTTTGCCCCCCCCCTAGGTGCCGATTTTAGAAAGAGGGAGCTAGCTGAAATACACATTATCCGCGGTTCTTAGTCTCAAAAATGTAACCATCGTGAAAGGTTTGGAGTAACAACATACGTACATAACTGCCTTTTATAAACCACCCGGCCTCATCATGAATCACACTACTTGAAAATAAAAAAGCGGGTAGTAAGCAAGCCGATTGTATCTGGGGTGCAAATTTCAGGTGTCATTAGCTATCACATATTGACTATATAGTCATAATTTCCAATAATAAGCATATATATGTTTATATGGTCATAATTATGCAAGGCAGAAAGGCAATAGGGAAACAGCTTTCAGAGGCCCGAAAGCAGAAAGGGCTCACACAAAAGCATATGTCAGATTTATCTGGTCTAGATCAGGCAATCATCTCAAAGATTGAAAATGGTCGGTTTAATGGTTCACTGCGGATCTTTGAAAATTATCTTTACGCGCTCGACTTTGAATTGGATATCTCACCTAAAAAGATTGTATTGCCACGATTTAACGAGATAGAGGAGCTATATGGTGAAGACTGATTATTATTTTCCTGAAAAATTATCAGAAGATAAGATGGGAGTGATTACATACGGCACTTTGCATCCCATCTTTCGTCAGGAGCTTTTGACTCCGTTTATCACTTGCGACCATTTTTCTTCAGTCACATCAATATCAATCCATCCACACCCAATTTTCGACGGAATGCTCTTCTTACATATACTCTAAGCTACCTAAATGAAAAATATAGTCCGCTTCCTTAAGAGAAACCGAACATCTCTTCCCCGTACCGATTAAACAGTACACAGTGTTCTTAGTCTCAAAAATGTAACCTTCGTGAAAGGCTTGGAGTAATGAGGTACGTACATAACTACCTTTTATAAACCGCCCGGCCTCATCATGAATCACACTACTTGAAAATAAAAAAGCGGGTAGTAAGCAGTTTTGGTCTCCCCTTATCACTTGCGACCACTTTTCTTCTGTCACATCAATATCAACCCACACCCAATTTTCGACGCTACAGACATCTTTTTTCAGTTCAAGCCCATGAATCTCTTCATGTGCCCTATCAATGGAATCATGATGCCACCCAGCATCAAATTCATGCCCGTTTTTCAATATATCCATAAGGTAAAGGTAACTATGCATAATAAGATCGCCGGGACTTGAAATGTTGGGAAAGTGGCTTCAATTCGCTGATTAGCTTTGGCTGCATATACTGGTAGATGTCTTCGATATGCAAACACTGGATCTTTTTCATATAGAGCTCTCCTGTATGTTGACGAATACGTTCAAGATGCATCGGTTCAAACACATAAATCGTATCAGCCCACTTCAACAATGCTTCAGTACACAATGCAGAGCCGTTACGAGTGCACTCTTTCTCACTCAAACCCGCAGAGCGGAAAACATGCTGTTTAAACTGGGGACGAAAAAGATCTTCCGCAGTACGCGATCGTTGTAAATTAGCA belongs to Amphritea atlantica and includes:
- a CDS encoding helix-turn-helix transcriptional regulator encodes the protein MQGRKAIGKQLSEARKQKGLTQKHMSDLSGLDQAIISKIENGRFNGSLRIFENYLYALDFELDISPKKIVLPRFNEIEELYGED
- a CDS encoding site-specific integrase, with the translated sequence MNEQTKSEYRKLAKHFYKKNGIDTPTAKKVSDALKECAQNYRPDYWRRLRSALVLAAMDAGAYKAADTIRATKNPVTSHPSNRDQIKPKQHRQKAINLTDETLLMDYLFKNEEATVFAAITLISHLGCRPAELIDLVFLNGHSIMIPSAKQTSDGKRGLDRIIEIEDTALFNGLIMSHEMLVSAPYTNPIRYVQRRLDVLTQRLWPKRKTRPSLYTWRHQLGSDLKASNIDPNAIAVIMGHQSTESVKIYGNARSYRSSRDYLKPSQDFVNDVKRKNTHRLSEKKPKETFTFNGLSQQIQQHYSGRQAKSKR